A section of the Papio anubis isolate 15944 chromosome 2, Panubis1.0, whole genome shotgun sequence genome encodes:
- the LOC110742606 gene encoding LOW QUALITY PROTEIN: 40S ribosomal protein S16 (The sequence of the model RefSeq protein was modified relative to this genomic sequence to represent the inferred CDS: inserted 3 bases in 2 codons; deleted 1 base in 1 codon; substituted 2 bases at 2 genomic stop codons), which produces MLSKGSLRFVQVFRCKKTATAVTHCKHSNXKVNGRPLEMIELYTLIYELLEPVLLLDKEXFAGMDXVHVKGGDHMAWIYAVHQSSSKALMSYYQKYMDEFSKEEIKDKIKDIIIQYDWTLLVADLHHHXSKKARDPGTHASYQKSYQ; this is translated from the exons ATGCTTTCCAAGGGCTCATTGCGGTTTGTGCAGGTCTTCAGATGCAAGAAGACAGCCACAGCTGTGACACACTGCAAACACAGCAA CAAGGTGAATGGGCGGCCCCTGGAGATGATCGAGCTGTACACACTGATATACGAGCTGCTGGAACCAGTTCTGCTTCTGGACAAGGAGTGATTTGCTGGTATGG ATGTCCATGTGAAAGGTGGTGATCACATGGCCTGGATATATGCTGTCCATCAGTCTAGCTCTAAAGCCCTGATGTCCTATTACCAGAAGTATATGGATGAGTTTTCCAAGGAGGAGATCAAAGACAAA ATCAAAGACATTATCATACAGTATGACTGGACCCTGCTGGTGGCTGACCTCCACCACCACTAATCCAAAAAAGCGAGAGACCCTGGTACCCATGCTTCCTACCAGAAATCCTACCAATAA